GTAGGAATCAGCAAAATCGTCAAGTATGTCGATAAGCTTCCCGTCAATGTTATCGGAAAGTATTATGGTCGGGAGGTTGCTCTTCTTTATTTCAGGAAGGAGAGAGGCACCATAGGGATAGCTCGTCACAACCAATCCATATTCATTCGTATTCAGACCAGCCCGCAGGTCCTCAACGGCACGAGCAATCTCGGCGCCGTATCCTGCGTTATCAAGGAGAGCAGAGCAGATGCGTGAGAATCCATGCTCGTCGATGATGAGGATTCTCTTCCTTTGAGCTGCCATGCACTCTTGAGAGCAAGATTGATACCTGGAAAGGAATAGGCGGTTTCTACCCGTTTAGCCGATGATTATTCTCTTATGGGTTGTCTCCTTTGGAAACAGAAATCTTCGATTTTTGAATTTAATGCCATTATTCATTGTAGCTTTAGGACACAGTAAAATCAGAAAAGCACAAAAAATGAAATATATTTAATAATTCTCTTGTTCCCTTTGGATACAGTTCTTATGAAAAGGAACAAAAAATCGAATTAGGCAGGACCTGATTCCTTTATCGTATAGCCGGAAAGGCCCATTAAAGGGTATCGGACTCTTTGAGTCTCTTATATAATGCTTTTCTCGATATACCGAGTGTTTTGGCCGCCTTTGACTTGTTCCCGCTGCAATCGCGAAGTACTTCCTTTACCGCTTCTATTTCTATCTCCTTCAGTGTCTTGCCTGACTGAGCGGGTTCTCTCTTACCCAAGAGGCAGCGCAACTCTTCAGGCAGCTCCCGCGCCGTAACCTCGCTTCCTTTCGCGAGAACGACCGCTCTCTCAATAGTGTTCTTCAGTTGCCTGATATTCCCGGGCCAGTCGTATCTCTGTAATATCCTCATTACGTCGTCTGAAATCGTCAACATCTTCTTATTCCTAACGCAGAATTCCCTGACAAATTCAGTCACGAGAAGGGGGATATCATCCTTTTTTTCCCTGAGTGGCGGTAGGTCTATTCGTACGACGTTTATTCTGTAATAGAGGTCTTCTCTGAAATGCTTTGTCTGTACCTCCCTCTGAAGATCACGATTCGTGGAAGATATGACTCGAAATTCCACCTTGATCCTTTTGCTGCTCCCCAGGCGCTCGATCTCCCTTTCCTGAAGTACTCTAAGGAGTTTCGCCTGCAAAGGTGCCTCAAGCTCGCCAATCTCGTCGAGGAATATCGTGCCGCCTGAGGCTTCCTCGAACCGTCCGATTCTCCTTCCCGTGGCACCGGT
This genomic interval from Thermodesulfovibrionales bacterium contains the following:
- a CDS encoding sigma-54 dependent transcriptional regulator, whose product is MSVDGKGDILIIDDEPNALRVLSAILSEDGYRVFESRDVDGATSLVSSKDVDAIITDLKMPGKDGMQFFEYITESHPHIPVIFLTAFGSVESAVSAITRGAFYYFIKPPDYHKLKSTLARAVKQRQLKRALDLAEKGLSNGNEKSLIVTNTPEMRKIFKTVEDVRDSTSSVLICGETGTGKELIARALHYSSTRSDKPFIAVNCAAIPRDLMESELFGYEKGAYTGATGRRIGRFEEASGGTIFLDEIGELEAPLQAKLLRVLQEREIERLGSSKRIKVEFRVISSTNRDLQREVQTKHFREDLYYRINVVRIDLPPLREKKDDIPLLVTEFVREFCVRNKKMLTISDDVMRILQRYDWPGNIRQLKNTIERAVVLAKGSEVTARELPEELRCLLGKREPAQSGKTLKEIEIEAVKEVLRDCSGNKSKAAKTLGISRKALYKRLKESDTL